One genomic window of Osmia bicornis bicornis chromosome 3, iOsmBic2.1, whole genome shotgun sequence includes the following:
- the LOC114878488 gene encoding dynactin subunit 4, giving the protein MSYLNQPDYVRYVCNCGSLKPISKIYFCRHCSKIRCGYCVCQEVDSHYCPNCMESLPSSEVRLKKNKCSNCFECPCCFQTLSTRAGHVPLRVAPPEGEDAKDVKTTPKKVYYLFCSLCRWTSRDAGIPDQSVATGGWPEQENPHINRINALIDYHKILGYIEKQQREKKKFRPKRLYMQMAMFTMTSAMMRKRIGLPSEPPMHSQSTDEPPPAIASEEVEELPAEIFTESVDITKITTLEQRLQHPEVQAEKVNELRPQHRQFLVKISQRCRVCEHSLSKPDLCPQSTKFKIQLAAFYYVPEVRIVTCEPLRPGKSSELLLKFCNPTQHQTQVTLLPLDTPVIPTVTVASEKEEFEEEDAQQESESPNLLPSIVRQVPIVEEVKPVKISANADLVLPHSPLILPPRDDAAEYDDTGDTNNFQDDPKLVIWRKGNKAVIKLHVTPNENIQESGSDSVIVGFVMQYGYVNTITTLEHKAPQKLDLQVKLFLSVGNIVGTA; this is encoded by the exons atGTCATATTTGAATCAACCTGATTATGTGCGTTACGTATGTAACTGTGGATCTTTGAAACCGATTtcgaagatttatttttgtagACATTGTTCGAAAATACGTTGTGGTTACTGTGTATGTCAAGAG gTTGATTCACATTATTGTCCTAATTGTATGGAAAGTTTGCCTTCATCAGAGGTCAGACTTAAGAAAAACAA GTGTTCGAATTGCTTTGAATGTCCTTGCTGTTTTCAAACTTTATCTACAAGAGCTGGACATGTTCCTTTAAGAGTAGCACCTCCAGAAGGAGAAGATGCTAAAGATGTTAAAACAACACCTAAGAaggtttattatttattctgtTCATTATGTAGATGGACTTCCAGAGATGCTGGTATTCCAGATCAATCAGTGG CTACTGGAGGTTGGCCTGAACAGGAAAACCCTCATATAAATCGTATAAACGCATTAATTGATTATCATAAAATATTAGGCTACATAGAGAAACAACAACGCGAGAAAAAGAAGTTTCGACCTAAGCGACTTTACATGCAAATG gCGATGTTTACTATGACATCTGCTATGATGCGTAAACGTATCGGCCTCCCTTCGGAACCTCCTATGCACTCGCAATCAACCGACGAACCACCGCCAGCTATTGCTAGCGAAGAAGTAGAGGAATTACCGGCGGAAATTTTTACTGAATCAGTAGATATaactaaaa TAACTACGCTAGAACAACGATTACAACATCCGGAAGTACAAGCGGAAAAAGTAAACGAACTACGTCCACAACATAGACAATTTTTAGTTAAGATATCGCAGCGGTGTCGAGTTTGCGAACATAGTCTCAGTAAACCAGATCTTTGTCCACAATCTACAAAGTTCAAGATTCAACTGGCCGCATT CTATTATGTGCCAGAGGTAAGGATTGTTACTTGCGAACCACTTCGTCCAGGCAAGTCAAGTGAGCTGctgttgaaattttgtaacccAACTCAGCATCAAACTCAAGTAACCTTATTACCATTGGATACACCAGTAATTCCTACTGTAACTGTAGCAAGTGAGAAAGAGGAGTTTGAGGAGGAAGATGCGCAACAG GAATCTGAATCTCCAAATTTATTACCTTCTATTGTACGGCAAGTTCCGATAGTAGAAGAAGTTAAACCTGTAAAAATTTCTGCAAATGCGGATTTAGTTTTACCTCATAGCCCCCTTATTCTGCCACCACGAGATGATGCTGCTGAATACGATGATACGGGTGACactaataattttcaagatgATCCAAA gCTCGTGATTTGGCGAAAGGGAAATAAAGCGGTAATAAAACTGCACGTGACTCCGAATGAGAATATTCAAGAGAGTGGAAGCGATTCAGTTATAGTTGGCTTCGTTATGCAGTATGGATACGTGAATACAATTACAACATTAGAACATAAAGCACCTCAGAAGCTGGATCTCCAGGTTAAATTGTTCCTTAGTGTAGGAAACATTGTTGGAACTGCTTAA
- the LOC114878504 gene encoding 40S ribosomal protein S14a: protein MPPKRGKVQKEEVQVSLGPQLREGEVVFGVAHIFASFNDTFVHVTDLSGRETIARVTGGMKVKADRDEASPYAAMLAAQDVAEKCKSLGITALHIKLRATGGNKTKTPGPGAQSALRALARSSMKIGRIEDVTPIPSDSTRRKGGRRGRRL, encoded by the exons ATGCCGCCAAAAAGAGGAAAAGTACAAAAGGAAGAAGTTCAAGTATCCCTTGGACCTCAACTCCGCGAAGGTGAAGTTGTTTTTGGTGTTGCACATATTTTTGCAAGTTTTAATGACACTTTTGTACACGTAACCGATTTATCGGGCAG AGAAACTATTGCTAGAGTTACTGGTGGAATGAAAGTCAAAGCAGATCGTGATGAAGCTTCTCCATATGCTGCTATGCTTGCTGCTCag gATGTAgcagaaaaatgtaaatctcTTGGAATCACAGCCCTTCACATCAAGTTAAGAGCTACAGGAGGAAACAAAACAAAAACACCTGGTCCAGGTGCACAGTCAGCTTTACGAGCTCTCGCACGTTCTAGTATGAAAATCGGCCGTATTGAAGATGTCACACCTATTCCATCTGATTCTACGCGTAGAAAGGGTGGTCGTCGTGGACGCAGATTGTAA
- the LOC114878480 gene encoding double-strand break repair protein MRE11, which produces MSTEENSVDINNPDNIIKILIATDIHLGFEYSKKRGQEIDDSFITFEEILQYGKEHEVDFVLLGGDLFHDTKPSQTAILKCMELLRKYCLGPREIKIQFLSDPKVVFGHCAHKTVNYEDPNLNISMPIFSIHGNHDDPSFGAVGSMDLLSASGFVNYFGKWTDLTKVSIDPVVIKKGETHVALYGLSYINDQRLSRLIRDHKMDLLCPADIPDCYNIFVLHQNRVVHKEYGYIPESQLPNCLDFILWGHEHECRIIPEQVPDANYYICQPGSSIATSLCDGEAKPKHVGILSISKKKFKLKPLPLKTVRPFVFDNVILKDHDIEKDLSRPLAVSVCNFIDRYIENEIIRKAALQLTGHPKQPIQPLIRLRIFYSNEGEIFDGMQLAQKYCEQVANPMDMVLFRKESSINKKSKSNVSTFNDDLEDMAQIFEYNDDVDWIKSVQGGIKNHFSLEQNKDKLTVLSVNGLNEALNRFIDRGDTDAFKDIVSHQMKKTISYLETCNVNDSESIVKEIKSLRDKRMEKEEEEQMEIDKFFNDSNKKTASNNALDITDSDEDSERNTAAKGKGTRGKAGTKGRGSRGGGRGTKKSLPAETSLKACMRTGLQRINKKRNVENIVIDDSD; this is translated from the exons atgtCAACTGAAGAAAATTCCGTTGATATTAACAATCCAGataatatcattaaaattttaattgcaacTGATATTCACCTTGGTTTTGAATATAGTAAAAAAAGAG GTCAGGAAATAGACGATAGCTTCATAACTTTTGAGGAAATACTACAATATGGTAAAGAACATGAAGTAGATTTTGTACTTCTTGGTGGAGATTTATTTCATGATACTAAACCATCACAAACTGCAATATTAAAATGTATGGAATTATTAAGAAAGTACTGTTTAGGTCCCAG AGAAATCAAGATTCAATTCTTAAGCGATCCTAAAGTTGTATTTGGTCACTGTGCTCATAAAACAGTGAATTATGAGGATCCAAATTTAAATATCAGTATGCCAATATTCTCCATTCATGGGAATCATGATGATCCAA GCTTTGGTGCTGTTGGATCAATGGATTTGTTATCAGCATCAggttttgtaaattattttggGAAGTGGACTGATCTTACTAAGGTATCAATTGATCCCGTAGTTATAAAAAAAGGTGAAACTCATGTTGCACTTTATGGTTTAAGTTACATAAATGATCAAAGACTATCTCGTTTGATTAGAGATCACAAG ATGGATTTGCTGTGTCCAGCAGACATACCAGATTGTTATAACATATTTGTTTTACATCAAAATCGTGTTGTACATAAGGAGTATGGCTACATTCCAGAATCACAACTGCCAAATTGTcttgattttattttgtggGGTCATGAACATGAATGTCGTATTATTCCAGAGCAAGTTCCAGATgctaattattatatttgccAACCTG GAAGTTCTATCGCAACATCTTTATGCGACGGTGAAGCAAAACCTAAACATGTCGGCATTTTGAGTAtaagtaaaaagaaattcaaactAAAACCATTACCATTGAAGACTGTCAGACCATTTGTTTTTGATAATGTGATCCTTAAAGATCATGATATAGAAAAAGATTTGAGTCGACCATTGGCTGTATCCGTATGCAATTTTATCGATCGCtatatagaaaatgaaattatacgaAAAGCTGCCCTGCAGCTAACAGGACATCCTAAACAACCAATCCAGCCTTTGATTCGTTTAAGAATATTCTATAGCAATGAGGGAGAAATATTTGATGGAATGCA atTGGCACAGAAATATTGTGAGCAAGTTGCTAATCCCATGGACATGGTTTTGTTTCGTAAAGAAAGcagtattaataaaaaatcaaaatcaaatgTATCAACTTTCAATGATGATCTCGAAGATATGGctcaaatatttgaatataat GACGATGTAGATTGGATTAAATCTGTACAGGGAGGTATAAAGAACCATTTTAGTTTAGaacaaaataaagataaattaaCAGTATTATCAGTGAATGGTCTAAATGAAGCATTAAATCGATTCATTGATAGAGGAGATACAGACGCTTTTAAAGATATAGTAAg tCATCAGATGAAGAAGACCATAAGTTATTTAGAAACTTGTAACGTCAATGATAGCGAAAGCATtgtcaaagaaataaaaagtttaCGGGACAAGAGAatggaaaaagaggaagaagaacaaaTGGAG atAGATAAATTCTTTAATGATTCAAATAAGAAAACGGCTTCAAACAATGCTTTGGATATAACTGACAGTGACGAGGATAGTGAAAGAAATACAGCAGCTAAAGGCAAAGGTACGAGAGGTAAAGCAGGTACTAAAGGTAGAGGCTCACGAGGAGGTGGTCGTGGCACAAAAAAAAGTTTACCGGCTGAAACTTCATTAAAAGCTTGTATGAGAACAGGTTTACAGAGAATTAACAAGAAGAGAAATGTCGAAAATATTGTTATAGATGATTCTGATTAA